From a single bacterium genomic region:
- the sucC gene encoding ADP-forming succinate--CoA ligase subunit beta encodes MKIHEYQAKDIFRRYGIPVPQGEVAETVDEVKKIATKLGKPVAVKAQVLVGGRGKAGGIKLAKTPEEAEEGARKILGMNIKGITIKKVLVTESVDIKSEAYMGIILDRRTKKPVVMVSAAGGIDIEEVAKQTPEKIHKFIVDPLTGLLSHHARELCFKIYTNPKIAIEASSVLVKLYNAFVGADASLAEINPLVVTPNDEVWAIDAKINIDDSSLYRHKEFEAMREVTPDEATEIEAKSKDLSYVKLNGNIGCVVNGAGLAMATMDLIKHYGGEPANFLDIGGSSSPEKVINAIDILLRDKNVKVVFFNIFGGITRCDDVANGIIEAISKMDIRVPIVVRLTGTNEDKARKILANSSLIPVSSMADGAKKAIELARGDNEHSY; translated from the coding sequence ATGAAGATTCATGAGTATCAGGCAAAGGATATTTTTAGGCGTTATGGGATACCTGTGCCTCAGGGTGAGGTAGCAGAGACTGTGGATGAAGTTAAGAAGATAGCAACCAAGCTTGGTAAACCTGTCGCAGTTAAGGCTCAAGTCCTTGTTGGTGGAAGAGGTAAAGCAGGTGGAATAAAGTTAGCTAAAACACCGGAAGAGGCAGAGGAAGGAGCAAGAAAGATTCTTGGTATGAATATAAAGGGGATAACTATTAAGAAAGTGTTAGTCACTGAGTCAGTAGATATTAAATCAGAAGCATATATGGGTATTATTCTTGATAGACGCACAAAGAAGCCAGTGGTTATGGTATCAGCTGCAGGTGGAATAGATATTGAAGAAGTAGCAAAGCAGACTCCAGAAAAAATCCATAAATTTATAGTTGACCCCTTAACTGGATTGCTTTCACATCATGCAAGGGAGCTTTGTTTTAAAATTTATACTAACCCTAAGATAGCTATTGAAGCTTCATCAGTACTTGTAAAACTCTACAATGCATTTGTAGGAGCTGATGCCTCATTAGCAGAGATAAACCCACTTGTTGTCACTCCTAATGATGAGGTTTGGGCTATTGATGCAAAAATAAATATTGATGACTCAAGCTTATATAGACACAAGGAGTTTGAAGCAATGCGAGAAGTAACTCCAGATGAGGCTACTGAAATAGAGGCAAAAAGTAAAGACTTATCATATGTCAAACTAAATGGTAACATAGGCTGTGTAGTAAATGGTGCAGGTTTAGCGATGGCGACAATGGACCTTATAAAGCATTATGGGGGAGAGCCTGCTAATTTCTTAGATATTGGAGGCTCATCAAGTCCTGAGAAAGTTATTAATGCTATTGATATTTTACTGAGAGATAAAAATGTAAAGGTAGTATTTTTTAATATATTTGGTGGTATAACAAGGTGTGACGATGTAGCAAATGGTATCATAGAAGCTATTTCAAAGATGGATATAAGAGTGCCTATTGTTGTGAGACTTACTGGCACAAATGAAGATAAAGCGAGAAAGATTTTGGCAAACTCATCTCTTATTCCAGTCAGTTCTATGGCTGATGGAGCAAAGAAGGCAATAGAATTAGCGAGGGGGGACAATGAGCATTCTTATTGA
- the radC gene encoding DNA repair protein RadC, which yields MVHKSEGHRKRLRDKFLKTGLGAFHDYEIIELLLTLGTPRKDCKQQAKELIKRFNGLRGVLDASLEELQEVKGVGPVNAFGIKLFQEISELYLKKKIIGKPMILLKSSGAVFNYLYQSMQKNKKEVFKVIFLDSKNRLIEAKDLFEGSLTSSAIYPREIMEKALKFHAAGLIFVHNHPSGDPNPSQSDKEITQDLVSAGNSMQIKVLDHIIIGDNKYFSFADNGLIEKYNLKFLSSMMKEDL from the coding sequence ATGGTACATAAAAGTGAAGGGCATAGGAAGAGATTGCGTGATAAGTTTCTTAAAACTGGTCTTGGTGCGTTCCATGATTATGAGATTATTGAGTTACTTCTTACATTAGGCACTCCTCGTAAGGATTGTAAGCAACAGGCAAAGGAATTGATAAAGAGATTCAATGGACTGCGAGGTGTCCTTGACGCATCATTAGAAGAGTTACAAGAAGTAAAAGGAGTTGGTCCTGTTAATGCCTTCGGGATAAAGCTTTTTCAAGAAATATCTGAACTCTACCTAAAGAAAAAGATTATTGGTAAACCAATGATTTTACTCAAGTCATCAGGGGCAGTATTTAATTATTTATATCAATCGATGCAAAAGAACAAAAAAGAGGTCTTTAAAGTAATATTCTTAGATAGTAAAAATAGATTGATAGAAGCTAAAGATTTATTTGAGGGTAGTTTAACTTCGAGTGCTATTTATCCGCGTGAGATAATGGAAAAGGCGCTGAAGTTTCATGCTGCTGGTTTAATTTTTGTGCATAATCACCCGTCAGGAGACCCAAATCCAAGTCAAAGTGATAAGGAGATAACACAAGATTTAGTTTCTGCTGGTAATTCTATGCAAATTAAAGTTTTGGACCATATTATAATAGGTGATAACAAATACTTTAGCTTTGCTGATAACGGTCTAATTGAAAAATATAATTTAAAATTTTTATCATCAATGATGAAGGAGGATTTATGA
- the gatB gene encoding Asp-tRNA(Asn)/Glu-tRNA(Gln) amidotransferase subunit GatB codes for MNADRHRLNKIECQVTIGMEVHAQLLTQTKLFCGCPIDWKSPPNTLTCPVCLGMPGTLPVVNKRAVELAIRAALALNCKIEKISIFARKNYFYPDLPKGYQITQYEHPLATDGFLKINSSTGSFGKKVRIRRIHLEEDAGKLLHEANKTLIDFNRCGVPLIEIVTEPDITSPEEAREYLTILRQILKYTGVCTGDMEKGHLRCEPNISINPAPFGRCRVNHGVRTEIKNLNSFKAVEDGVRYEISRQIKILESGNKVEHVTLLWDEKYKKTQEMRGKEEAEDYRYFPEPDLPPLVISKEWIKEIKNTLPELPAAKIKRFIEIYKIREYDAKILCEEPRLADYYESLLKLCPDIKLVTSFMTGEFIELLHEKKLTIEEFTLTPYYLSKLFDLIRDGTISRNIARDVFPEMVETGKSATELVEKRGLKQISGKDELKKVIKEVLIEHPAEVERYKCGKTQLISFFVGQVMKKTQNRANPKLVNEILTRLLR; via the coding sequence ATGAATGCAGATAGACACAGATTAAATAAAATTGAGTGTCAAGTTACAATTGGTATGGAAGTGCATGCTCAGTTACTTACACAAACTAAGTTATTTTGTGGCTGTCCAATTGACTGGAAATCGCCTCCAAATACGTTAACTTGCCCTGTATGTTTGGGTATGCCAGGAACACTACCAGTGGTGAACAAGAGGGCTGTTGAACTTGCAATAAGAGCTGCACTTGCCTTAAATTGTAAAATAGAAAAAATATCTATATTTGCAAGAAAAAACTATTTCTACCCCGATTTACCAAAAGGATACCAGATTACTCAATATGAGCATCCACTAGCTACAGATGGGTTTTTAAAAATCAACAGCTCCACAGGATCCTTCGGAAAAAAAGTAAGAATTAGAAGAATCCATTTGGAAGAGGATGCAGGTAAACTATTACATGAAGCTAATAAAACTCTTATAGACTTCAACAGGTGTGGAGTTCCACTTATAGAGATTGTCACAGAACCCGATATTACATCACCGGAAGAGGCGCGTGAATATCTTACTATATTAAGGCAAATTCTGAAGTATACAGGGGTATGCACAGGTGACATGGAAAAAGGGCATCTTAGGTGTGAGCCAAATATTTCAATAAACCCTGCACCTTTTGGAAGGTGCAGGGTAAATCATGGGGTAAGGACAGAAATTAAGAACCTTAATTCGTTTAAAGCAGTAGAGGACGGTGTAAGATATGAGATTAGTCGCCAAATAAAGATACTTGAATCAGGTAATAAAGTAGAACATGTCACTTTGCTTTGGGATGAAAAGTATAAGAAAACACAAGAAATGCGTGGTAAAGAGGAGGCTGAAGACTACAGATACTTTCCTGAGCCAGATCTACCACCTCTTGTTATATCAAAGGAATGGATTAAAGAGATAAAGAATACTCTACCTGAGTTACCTGCTGCAAAAATAAAGAGATTTATAGAGATTTACAAAATTAGGGAGTATGATGCAAAAATACTTTGTGAAGAGCCAAGGTTAGCTGATTATTACGAATCTTTATTAAAGCTTTGCCCAGATATTAAGCTTGTCACTAGTTTTATGACAGGTGAGTTTATTGAATTATTACATGAGAAGAAGCTCACAATAGAGGAGTTTACTTTAACTCCATATTACTTATCAAAGTTATTTGACCTCATACGGGATGGAACAATAAGTAGGAACATTGCCAGAGATGTTTTTCCAGAAATGGTAGAAACTGGCAAGTCTGCGACTGAGTTGGTAGAAAAGAGAGGATTAAAGCAAATAAGTGGAAAAGATGAACTTAAAAAGGTGATAAAAGAGGTTTTAATAGAGCACCCGGCTGAAGTTGAGCGGTATAAATGTGGTAAAACACAGCTTATTAGCTTCTTTGTAGGACAAGTTATGAAAAAAACACAAAATAGAGCAAACCCAAAACTTGTAAATGAGATATTAACGAGATTGCTTCGCTAA
- a CDS encoding FlgD immunoglobulin-like domain containing protein, which yields MFSLSVGILVISSGMSSADWGPAVNLGPNVNTITHEVDPSISSDGTKLYFASLREGGYGGADIWVSEYKDNSWQPPINLGPNINDSFYQYHPSISSNGMKLYLDNGCYIFESSYSDGSWQPPNVVELGMPQGIRSFAPCISQDSTKLYFTSMSDNMWNIWVSEYGDTSWQPATMLGPNINTKQWEACPSISSDGTRLYFCAMRGGGYGGYDIWVSEWEEKVEESEKPNTSESSHGVFQTALNPSIRLLTINYHVPVSGWVTLKIYNNAGNLVRALINEMREEGNYTIKWDGTDETGIQVPAGTYFYQLKVGEYTSAKVSVILR from the coding sequence ATGTTCTCATTAAGTGTGGGAATCTTGGTTATTTCATCAGGCATGAGTTCGGCGGATTGGGGCCCTGCAGTTAATTTGGGTCCAAATGTTAACACCATAACCCATGAAGTGGACCCCTCTATTTCATCTGATGGCACAAAGCTCTATTTTGCATCCCTTAGAGAAGGCGGCTATGGAGGGGCGGATATTTGGGTGTCGGAATATAAGGATAATTCTTGGCAGCCGCCAATTAATCTTGGCCCAAATATAAATGATTCTTTTTACCAATACCATCCATCCATTTCATCTAATGGAATGAAACTCTATTTAGATAATGGATGTTATATTTTTGAGTCTTCATATAGTGACGGATCTTGGCAACCCCCAAATGTTGTTGAACTTGGCATGCCTCAAGGAATTCGCAGTTTCGCTCCGTGCATATCACAGGATAGCACGAAGTTATATTTTACATCAATGTCAGATAATATGTGGAACATCTGGGTCTCTGAATATGGGGACACCTCTTGGCAGCCGGCAACTATGCTGGGGCCAAATATCAACACTAAGCAGTGGGAGGCCTGCCCATCTATTTCTTCCGATGGAACAAGACTATACTTTTGCGCCATGAGAGGAGGTGGTTATGGTGGATATGACATTTGGGTATCAGAATGGGAAGAAAAAGTGGAGGAGAGTGAAAAACCAAATACTTCTGAAAGCTCACACGGTGTCTTTCAGACTGCTCTAAATCCATCTATTCGGCTCTTGACCATAAACTATCATGTTCCTGTGTCGGGTTGGGTTACTCTTAAAATATATAACAATGCTGGTAATTTAGTAAGGGCACTAATTAATGAAATGAGAGAGGAAGGAAACTATACTATCAAATGGGATGGGACAGATGAGACTGGAATCCAAGTACCGGCTGGGACATATTTTTACCAACTTAAAGTAGGAGAATATACAAGCGCAAAGGTGTCCGTAATATTAAGATGA
- the rtcA gene encoding RNA 3'-terminal phosphate cyclase, whose product MIEIDGSYGEGGGQILRIALALASITGKSVHIKNIRKGRNPAGLLQQHLTCVKAAAKISNASAEGIKFGSQELWFEPGNIIDGQFSFDVAEEKGSAGATTLVLQTILPILLYANEPSVVSIKGGTHTNWSPSFHYIQKVLQPTLNKLGIDFEVSLLRWGFYPIGKGELEVMVKPMGKNQIKGIGLVEHGSFEKLRGISVVSGLPISIAERQANEAKRVLKDFYPEIGVSKVTAYSKGTFFFLLAEFENTLAGFSSLGERGKPAEKVAREACNEFLYYYNSGQAIDQWLADQIIPYLALAREKSVFTTSRISNHLLTNIWVITKFLDTKIEVQGELGHPGKVELNT is encoded by the coding sequence ATGATAGAAATAGATGGTAGTTATGGTGAGGGTGGGGGTCAGATTTTACGCATCGCTCTTGCTTTAGCATCTATAACTGGAAAATCTGTTCATATAAAGAATATAAGAAAAGGTAGGAATCCTGCTGGCTTACTACAACAACATCTTACTTGTGTAAAGGCAGCTGCTAAGATATCAAATGCATCTGCTGAAGGCATCAAGTTTGGCTCACAAGAATTGTGGTTTGAACCCGGTAATATAATAGATGGACAGTTTTCCTTTGATGTAGCTGAAGAAAAAGGAAGTGCAGGGGCAACAACGCTTGTTCTACAGACAATCTTGCCTATTTTATTGTATGCTAATGAACCATCGGTTGTAAGTATTAAAGGTGGTACTCATACGAATTGGAGCCCTTCATTTCATTATATTCAAAAGGTTTTACAACCTACTCTTAATAAACTTGGAATAGATTTTGAAGTCTCATTGTTGAGATGGGGTTTTTATCCAATAGGAAAGGGAGAACTTGAAGTAATGGTTAAGCCAATGGGGAAGAATCAGATTAAAGGGATTGGACTTGTTGAGCATGGTTCTTTTGAAAAATTAAGAGGTATATCAGTAGTTTCTGGTCTTCCTATATCAATAGCTGAACGTCAGGCAAATGAAGCAAAACGGGTGCTAAAAGATTTTTATCCAGAGATTGGAGTTAGTAAAGTAACTGCTTATAGTAAAGGGACTTTTTTCTTTCTCTTAGCAGAGTTTGAGAATACATTAGCTGGCTTCTCATCCCTAGGGGAACGAGGTAAACCTGCTGAGAAAGTGGCAAGAGAGGCATGCAATGAGTTCCTGTATTATTACAATTCAGGTCAAGCGATAGACCAGTGGTTAGCTGACCAGATTATACCATATCTGGCTTTAGCAAGAGAGAAATCAGTTTTTACTACATCAAGAATATCTAATCACCTGCTCACAAACATTTGGGTAATAACGAAATTTTTGGATACTAAGATTGAAGTTCAGGGAGAGCTCGGTCATCCTGGTAAGGTAGAATTAAATACATAA
- a CDS encoding RtcB family protein has product MKEKVKKLSDFKWLIPKEARPGMKVEAIFYANKFLLDTVEDAAVEQLTNVACLPGILEPVAGMPDMHWGYGLPMGAVGAFDEERGVISCGCTGFDINCGVRMLKTNLTIDEVNPKLQSLIDTLFRDIPCGVGAASKLRLSNKELNDVFIHGAKWAVDHGYGVSDDLDRIEENGCIKGANPSKISSHAMSRGAPQLGTLGAGNHFLEIQVVTDIYELETAKVFGVTTKGRVTIMVHCGSRGLGHQVATDYLKIHESASKKYGITLPDPQLVCAPTTSNEGQDYFAAMKAAANYAFCNRQIIAHWIRESFAQVFGKSWESMEIQTIYDVCHNICKLEEHIVGGKRKKVYVHRKGATRAFPAGHPEVPVIYRKVGQPVLIAGSMGTASYILVGTDNAMIESFGSSCHGAGRSMSRNAAIKKFRGETIKRELESRGEAVRSTHPKILAEEAPSAYKDVDAVVDSVHQAGISKKVARVVPIGVAKG; this is encoded by the coding sequence ATGAAAGAAAAAGTTAAGAAGTTATCCGATTTTAAGTGGTTAATCCCAAAAGAGGCAAGACCGGGTATGAAGGTAGAAGCTATCTTTTACGCAAATAAGTTCCTATTAGATACAGTTGAGGATGCAGCAGTAGAGCAATTGACGAATGTAGCCTGTCTTCCTGGTATACTTGAGCCCGTAGCTGGCATGCCTGATATGCATTGGGGATATGGACTTCCGATGGGTGCAGTAGGCGCATTTGATGAGGAGAGAGGGGTTATATCATGCGGGTGTACAGGGTTTGACATTAACTGTGGTGTCCGTATGTTAAAGACGAATCTCACAATAGATGAGGTGAACCCAAAATTGCAGTCTTTGATAGACACTCTGTTTAGAGATATCCCATGTGGTGTAGGAGCGGCAAGTAAATTACGCCTAAGTAATAAAGAACTAAACGATGTTTTTATCCATGGTGCAAAGTGGGCAGTTGACCATGGATATGGTGTTTCAGATGATTTAGACCGTATAGAAGAAAATGGCTGTATTAAAGGGGCCAATCCATCCAAGATTTCGTCTCATGCTATGAGTAGGGGAGCTCCGCAACTTGGTACTCTTGGGGCAGGTAATCATTTTCTTGAAATCCAGGTAGTGACTGATATTTATGAACTTGAAACTGCGAAGGTATTTGGAGTCACAACTAAAGGACGGGTTACTATAATGGTACATTGTGGGTCAAGAGGACTGGGACATCAAGTAGCAACTGACTATTTAAAGATACACGAAAGTGCATCAAAAAAATATGGAATTACACTACCCGACCCTCAGCTTGTATGTGCACCAACTACTTCTAATGAAGGACAGGACTATTTTGCAGCTATGAAAGCGGCTGCAAATTATGCCTTTTGTAATCGTCAAATAATTGCGCATTGGATACGTGAAAGTTTTGCACAAGTTTTTGGAAAAAGTTGGGAGAGTATGGAGATACAGACCATATATGATGTTTGCCATAATATTTGCAAACTTGAGGAGCATATAGTCGGTGGTAAGCGAAAGAAGGTGTATGTACATAGAAAAGGAGCTACCAGAGCATTCCCTGCAGGACATCCAGAAGTGCCAGTCATATACCGTAAAGTTGGTCAACCTGTATTGATTGCAGGCTCTATGGGGACAGCTTCGTATATTCTTGTAGGTACAGATAATGCAATGATAGAGTCGTTTGGTTCATCCTGTCATGGAGCCGGTAGGTCTATGAGTCGTAATGCTGCAATTAAAAAGTTTCGTGGTGAGACTATTAAGAGAGAGCTTGAATCTCGCGGTGAAGCTGTAAGGTCTACACATCCTAAAATCTTAGCCGAAGAAGCACCTAGTGCATATAAGGATGTAGATGCAGTTGTTGACAGTGTTCATCAGGCAGGTATTTCAAAGAAGGTTGCAAGAGTAGTTCCTATTGGTGTTGCAAAAGGATGA
- a CDS encoding archease yields MKYKFIEDLTSDVMFEAYGKTLKELLENAATAMFSVICDIKRVKPLKSVNIELVSQDEQKLLYNWLAELLTQSEINSIFLSKFKVKKIVRRILWKRENGLHLFGVVSGNDMKPEMGRTVVKGVTYYKFKLEKTASGYKGRVALDI; encoded by the coding sequence ATGAAATATAAGTTTATAGAAGACTTGACCTCTGATGTTATGTTTGAGGCTTATGGTAAAACTCTAAAAGAATTACTCGAGAATGCAGCAACTGCAATGTTCTCAGTGATATGTGATATTAAACGGGTGAAGCCACTTAAATCTGTTAATATTGAACTGGTTTCACAAGATGAGCAAAAATTATTATATAATTGGCTTGCAGAGCTTTTAACCCAAAGTGAGATAAATAGTATATTTCTAAGCAAATTTAAGGTCAAAAAAATTGTCCGAAGGATCCTGTGGAAGCGCGAAAATGGGTTACACTTATTTGGAGTAGTAAGTGGTAATGATATGAAGCCTGAGATGGGCAGAACAGTAGTCAAGGGTGTAACTTATTATAAATTTAAACTTGAGAAAACCGCTTCCGGTTATAAAGGAAGAGTAGCACTGGATATTTAA